Below is a genomic region from Streptomyces sp. RPA4-2.
CGTCAACTGCTGGCCCATCTACACCTTCTCCGGTGACACGAAGGCCGGGGACACCAACGGTCAGGGCGTGGGCGGCACGTGGTACGCCGTCGCCCCCGACGGAAAGCCGGTCGGCGCGGCGAAGTAGAGGATCACCTCCCCAGGGTTGGTCGTCTCGTCCGCAGAGCAACGGAACGCGGAAGGGAGAGTGGATCAGAACTGGCAAGAGTGCCGGACGAACAGAACAACGCGCGCGACCCCGGTCCGCCCCCTCCGCACCGCACGGAGGGGGCGGACCGTTCGGCGTGTGCGCCCGCACCGGCCGCGGCACCGGCCCCCGGAGTGCGGAGCCGGAGAATTTTCCACACCCGGGATACCGGCCACCCCGGACGGCATGACGACGCTTCGTGACTCCCGAGAACTTTTTGGAATGCTTCGCATCGATTTCGCGGTGACACTCGACGGCGTGTCCGAAGGCCCCGCGCGGCGGCCGATTCGGCACATGCCGAAGGCAGTGCCGGTGAACGGACGGTCAATTTCCGTTTTGACTCGCCGGTTTGGCGGACGATCAGTAGCCTCAGCTCGAACACCGGATCGCCTACGCCGTCGACTACGCCTTGGAGAGATAGATGGAGCGTCCCGCCTGGGCCCCACGCAGCATTGACATCTCGGTGCCGAGCGTGTCCCGCATCTATGACTACTACCTCGGCGGTTCGCACAACTTCGAGGTCGACCGGGAAGCCGCTCGCAAGGCGATGGAGTTCCTGCCCGGACTGCCCAAGATCATGCAGGCGAACAGGGCGTTCATGCGTCGCGCCGTGCGCTTCGCGGCGGACGAGGGCATCTCGCAGTTCCTCGACATCGGCTCCGGCATCCCGACCTTCGGCAACGTCCACGAGGTCGCGCGGGCGGCCCGCCCCGGAGCCCACGTCGTGTACGTCGACCACGACCCGGTCGCCGTCGCGCACAGCCAGGCCGTCCTGCGGGACGTCGACGACACGGACGTGGTCGCGGCCGATCTGCTCAAGCCCCAGGAGATCCTGGCGAGCGCCGAGGTGCAGCGGCTGATCGACCTGAACCGGCCGGTCGCCCTGCTGCTGGTTGCCATACTTCACTTCGTGGAGGACGCGGACGACCCGTACGCTGCGGTGGCCGAACTGCGCGACGCGCTCGCGCCCGGCAGCCTGCTCGTCGTCACGCACGCCTCCTACGAGGGAATTCCGCTCCCGCCCGAGCGGACCGAGGGTGCGGTCGACGTGTACAAGGACATTCGCAACCCGCTGATCATGCGCTCGCGCGAGGAGATCGCGCGGTTCTTCGAGGGGTACGACATGGTGGAACCCGGACTGGTGCCGATGCCGATCTGGCGGCCCGACACCGCGCCCGAGGACGAGGATCCCTATTCCTTCTCCGGGTTCGCGGGCGTGGGGCGCACGGCGTGACCGCGGAGCCGGACGGGCCGGAGGACAGACTCCGCCGGTTCGCGACGATCTGGAGCCGGGCGGTCTTCCCGGTCACCTCGACCTCGCTGACCCGGCCCGAGTTCGAGCAGCAACTCGTACCGCTGGCGCGGCGGTTGAGCGAGGCACTGCGAGCAAGGACCTTCCAGGCGACCGAGGGACAGGCGGTCGGCGCCGCGATCGTCTCCGCGCACTGCACCGATCCGGAGGCGCTGAGCCGCACCCTCGACTGCGTGGACGCCTACCTGGTGCTCTACTGCGGCGAGGACGGACCCCAGGAGGCCCTGCGTACCCGCTCGGCGCGCCTGCAGCACGCCATGGCCGCCGGATTCGCGCGGGCGCTGCGGGAGCGGACGCTCAGCGAGCAAGAGGCCATCTACCAGGCCGCGTTGAACGCGCGCAGCACGGTGGCGGAGGCACTGCACGCCAGTGAGGCCCGCTTCCGCGCGGTGTTCGAGGGCGCGGCCATAGGGATCGCCATCGCCGACCTCGAAGGCAACATCCTCCAGGCCAACGGAGCCCTCCTGCGGATGTTCGGCGGCTCCGAGCAGACGATGCGCGGCCGTCGGGTCCCCGAGTGGACGCACCCCGACGACGCGCCCCAAGTCTGGAAACTCTACGAGGAGTTGGTCAACGGCGAGCGCGAGCACTACCACGTCGAAAAGGCCTTCTACCGGCCCGACGGTACGGCCCTGTGGACCAACTTGACGGTGTCCCTGCTGCGCGACGCGGACGGCGAACCGCAGTACCAGCTCGCCCTCATGGAGGACACCACCGAGCGCCGGCTGCTCAACCTGCGGCTGCGCTACGAGGCCACGCACGACGCGCTCACCGGACTGCCCAACCGGACCCTGTTCTTCGAGCGCCTGGAGAAGGCGCTGTCCGCGGGCGACGACCAGCGGTTCGGCCTGTGCTACCTCGACCTCGACGGCTTCAAGACCATCAACGACAGCCTCGGTCACGCGGCCGGGGACCGGCTGCTCGTGGAGGTCGCCGACCGGCTGCAGTCCTGCGCGACCGCACCGGGCGAGATGGTCGCACGGCTCGGCGGCGACGAGTTCGTGGCCCTCACCACCGGCCCCGACACCGAGCGCGAGGTCGACGAACTCGCCGGGCGCATCATGAACGCCCTGGTCACCCCGATCAGCATCGACGGCCGCGAGTTGGCCGTGCGCGGGAGCATCGGCATCGTCGAGGGACCCGCGGGCGAACGCGGCCCGGCTGAGGTGCTGCGCAGCGCCGACATCACGATGTACCGCGCCAAGTCCGCGGGCGGCAACCGCTTCGAGCTCGCCGACCCCGAGGCCGACGCCCGCGCGATCACCCGGCACGGTCTCACCACGGCGCTTCCGGCGGCCCTCGACCGGGGCGAGTTCTTCATCGAGTACCAGCCGCTGGTGCACCTCGGCGACGGCAGCGTGCACGGCGCGGAGGCGCTGGTGCGCTGGCTGCATCCGCAGCACGGCGTGCTCGGACCCGACCAGTTCATCCCGCTCGCCGAGCACACCGGGCTGATCGTGCCGCTCGGCCGGTGGGTCCTGGAACAGTCGGTCCGGCAGGCCCGCCAGTGGCAGGAACGGCATGCCGGGCCCGCCCCGTTGCGGATCAACGTCAACCTGTCGCCGTGCCAGCTGACCCATCCGGGTCTGGTCCAGGACACCGTGGACATCCTGGAGCGCGAGGGGCTCGACGCCGGCGCGCTGTGCCTGGAGGTCACCGAGTCCGCGCTGATCGGCGCCGACGACGACCTCCTCAAGCCGCTGCGCCGGCTCGCCGAGATGGGCGTGGACATCGCCCTCGACGACTTCGGCACCGGCTACTCGAACCTCGCCAACCTGCGCCGGCTGCCCGTGAGCATCCTCAAGCTGGACCGTTCGTTCACCCAGGGCATGCAGCAGTTCCCGGCGGATCCGGTCGACCTCAAGATCGTCGAGGGCATCGTCTCGCTCGCCCACAGCCTCGACCTCGCGGTCACGGTCGAGGGCGTCGAAACGGGCGCACAGGCCGAACAGCTGCGGATACTGGGCTGTGACACCGCCCAGGGCTGGTACTACGCACGGCCGGGGCCGCCGGAGCGCCTGCACGAGCTGGCCCTCGTCGACGCCGCCGGCTGAGGCCTCGCACGGGGGTGGTCTCCTGGGCAGGAGGCCACCGAGCGGCCCGGGGCACGAGCGGGAGGTAGGGCATGGCGGACGAGCAGCCGATCGTCGGCCGGGAGACGGAGCTCGCCGAGCTGTCCGGGCTGGCCGCGTCGCCCGACGGGCGGGCCCTGCTGCTGCGGGGCGAGGCGGGCGTCGGCAAGAGCGTCCTGCTGGACGCGGCCGCGGCACGGTCCCTCGCCCTCGGACATCGGGTCGTCCGCGCGGCCGGCGTGGAGGCGGAGTCGGAACTGCCGTTCGCGGGGCTGCACCAGATCCTGCATCCACTGCTCCCGAAGGCCGCCGGCCTCGACCGGGTCACCCGCGCGGCCTTCGACACCGTCTTCGGGCGTACGACGGGCGAGGCGCCCTCGGTGATGGCGCTGGGCGTCGCCGTACTCGACCTGCTGGCGCTGGTGTCCGGCGACAGGCCGCTGCTGGTGGTCGTCGACGACGCCCACTGGTTCGACCCGCAGAGTGCCGAGGTGGGCCGGTTCATCGCCCGCCGGCTGTCCGCGCACGCGGTTCGGATGGCCATCGGGGTACGGGCGGACGTCGCCTCGGCGTGGGACGCGGCAGGCCTTCCCGAACTGGCGGTCCCGGCCCTCGACGCCCGCGCGGCCGCCCTGCTGCTCGACTCGCACGCCCCGGATCTCGCCGAGGGCGCCCGCCGCCAGGTCCTCGAACAGGCCCGGGGCAACCCGCTCGCCCTGCTGGAGCTGCCGCGCGCCCTGCGCGAGGGCACCGCCCACGGCACCGGGCCCCGTGAGCTGCCCCTGTCCCGGCGCCTCGAACAGCTCTACGGGGACCGGATCAGGACGCTCCCCGCCGCCGAGCGCACCGAGCTCCTGCGAGGCGCCCTCGACGGCACCGGCGCGGCGCCGGCACCGGCCGACCGGACCCGCTACCGGCTCAGCGAGGTCGAGGGCGCGCTGGCCGCCGGACTGCTCACCGTGGACGCCGCCACCGGCGACCCGGTGTTCCGGCACCCGCTGGTCCGCTCAGCGCTGTTGCAGTCCGCCACCCCGAACGAGCGGCGTGCCGCCCACGCGGAGCTGGCCCGGCTGCACCACGCGGACGTCGAACGCCACGCCGCCCATCTCGCGGCCGCCACCGTCGACCCCGACGAGGCCGTCGCCGCCGTCCTGGAGCGGGCCGCCCGTTCCGCCACGGCACGGGGCGGGGCGGCGTCCGCCGTCGCGCTGCTGACCCGTGCCGCCGAACTGAGCCCCGGCTCCGCACCGCGCTCCCGCCGCCTCGGCGACGCGGCCTTCGTGGCGGCGCAGTCCGCGCTCCTCGACCAGGCACAGGAACTGCGGGAGGTCTCCGACCGGCTGGCCGGCGCCCACCAGTCGCCCACCGCCGTGATCACCTCGGCGTACGCGGCGCTCTACCGGGACGGCGACGTCCGGTCCGCGCACCGCCGGGTCGCCGCCGCGCTAGGGTCACTGCCCTCGGACGGCGACCCGGAGATCCGGACCCGGCTGCTCAACCTGCTGCTCGCCATCAGCCTGTTCGCCGCCGATCCGACCCTCTGGACGGTCACCGACGCCCTGGTGGACGCGGGCCCGGCCGCGTCGCTCACCTCGCTCTACCGTGACGCGTTCGGTGATCTCGCCCGGCGCGGGGCGGGCGCGCGCGAACGGGTCCAGGACGCGTTCGCCCGGCTCGGCGAGGAACAGCCGTGGGACGTCATGCGGCTCGGGGTCGCGGCGTACTACCTCGACGCGCTCGGCGACCAGCGTCCGCTGGTGCGCCGGGTCGCCGACCGGGAGGCGGACAGCGGGGCGGTCACCAACGCGATGACCCTGCTCCAGCTGGTCATGCTCGACCAGATCAACAGCGGCGAATGGGACGCCGCCGAGCGCACCGGCAAGCGCGGCCTGGATCTCACTGCCACCCATGGCTACGCCCTGTTCGCGCACCAGTACCACGGCTTCCTCGGGCTGATCGCCGCCTGGCGGGGCGACACCGAGGGTGCCACGGCGGCGCTGAACCGCCTCGACCGGTGGGCCCGGCCGCGCGGTGTCGGCTACCTCACCCAGCTCGCCGAGGCCATCGGCGCGGCCGCGCACCTCACCGCGGGCGACTTCGAAGGGGCGTACGCCTATGCGGGCGGCCTCACCGCGCCCGGCACGTTCACGCCCTACTCGCAGCAGGCCCTGCGCACCCTGCTGGACCTGGTGGAGTCGGCCGTGCACACCGGCCGCACCGCGCAGGCCCGCGCGCACGCCGTGGCCGCCCGCGACCAGGGCCTGCCCGCGATCTCGCCGCGCCTCGCCTTCCTCACCGCCGCCGCCCTGGCGATGACCGAGGACGACACGCGGGCACGGGAGGCGTTCGAGCGGGCGGTGGCCCACCCCGCCGGGGCGGAGTTCCCCTTCGAGCTGGCCAGGGTACGGCTCGCCCAGGGCATGTGGCTGCGCCGGGCCCGGGAGCGGGCGGCAGCCCGCACCTGTTTCGAACAGGCGGCCGAGATCTTCGACCGGCTCGGCGCGGCGCCCTGGGCCCGGCGGACCCGGGCCGAACTGCGCGCCGCCGGAGCCGCCACGGGCCGGAGCGCGCACGGCGCGGCCACGGCGCTCACCGCGCAGGAGCGGCAGATCGCCGAACTCGCCGCGAGCGGACTGAGCAACAAGGAGATCGGCGCCCGGCTCTTCCTCTCGCCGCGCACGGTCGGAGCGCACCTCTACCGGGTGTTCCCCAAGCTCGGCATCTCCTCCCGGGCCTCGCTGCGGGATGCCCTGGCGGGGAACTCCGCAGAGGCCGGATGAGTCCCGGCCGGGACACCCGCTCCCGGCCGACACCACCGCCTGCCGGCCACGGTGTTCGTCGGCCGGCCATGGTGTCGGTCGGCCGCGGTGCTCGTCGGCCGGTCGTGGTGCCGGTCGGCCATCGTGTTCGTCGGCCGGTCACGGTGTCGGCCGGCCTCGGTACTCGTCGACCGGTCACGACATCGGTCGGCCACCATGTTCGTCGGCCGGTCAGGACGTGCGTCGGCCACCGTGTTCGTCGGCCGGTCAGGACGTGCGTCGGTCACCGTGCTCGTCGGTGGGTGACCGCAGGTGTCAGTCGGTCACCACAGTCATTCGACCGATGCGGCGCCCCTGACCGCCGGGGGAGTCTGGACCCGTCGCGCCGCCCCCGGAGGCGGCCCCGAGGAGTCCAGGAGAAGGCCATGCCCGACTCGCGCACCCCCGTCGTTCTCATCCACGGCCTCTGGCTGCACGCCACCTCGTGGCAGCCCTGGGCCGACCTGGCCGAGGAGCACGGATACGCGCCGCTGGCCCCCGGCTGGCCCGGTGAGGCCGCCACGGTCGCCGAGGCCCGGCGTCACCCCGAGGCCGTCGCGGGACTCGGCATCGACGAGGTCACCGAGCACTACGCCGGAATCATCCGCGCCCTGGACCGTCCGCCGGTGCTCGTCGGGCACTCCTTCGGGGGCCTGATCGCGCAGAAGCTGCTCGGCGCGGGTCTGGGCCGGGCCGCGATCGCCATCGATCCAGCCCAGATCAGGGGCGTCAAGGCGCTGCCCCCGGCGCAGCTGCGCGCGGGCTTCCCCGTCCTGGGCAACCCCGCCAACCGGCGCCGCGCGGTCTCCCTGACCGCCGGGCAGTTCCGCTACGGCTTCGGCAACGCGCTGGAGCGGAGCGAGTCCGACGACCTGTACGAGCGCCTCACCATCCCCTCGCCGGGACGACCGCTGTTCCAGGCGGCGTTCGCCAACTTCGCGCGACGCTCCCCGGCGGCGGTGGCCACCGGCAACGCGGACCGCGGACCGCTGCTGCTGATCTCCGGCCAGGCCGACCACACCGTCCCGGACGTGGTGACCCGCTCGGCGTACAAGCTGTACGGCGACTCGTCGGCGGTCACCGAGCTCAAGCAGTTCCCCGACCGCGGCCACTCCCTGGTCGTCGACCACGGCTGGCGCGCGGTGGCCGACCACGCCCTGCGGTGGCTGGCCTGCCGGGGGATCCCGGGCCGGGACACCTTCCACCTCTGACCACCCCGGGGCGGCCCACAAGCCGTCCCGGCACGAGAACCGCCCACCCACATACCCACAGCACATCGGAAGCCCCTTGAACCGGGCGCCACAGCACAGGAGTTGAAGAGGATGAGCACGGAACTTCAGGGCCGGACCGCCATCGTCACCGGTGCCAGCAAGGGCATCGGACTGGCCGTCGTCCAAGCGCTGGCCGGGGCGGGCGCGAGGGTCGTCGCCGGGTCGCGCACCACGACGGAGGCGCTGGACACGCTGGTCAAGGAGGGCTCGGTCACCTGGGTGCCCGTCGACCTCGCCGAACCCGGGGCCGCGGAACAGCTGGTCGCGGCGGCCGGTGAGCGCGTGGACATCCTCGTCAACAACGTCGGTGCCGCCCCGGCCCGCACCGGCGGCTTCCTCTCGGTCACCGATGAGGACTGGCAGCGCACCGTCGACCTGAACCTGCTGACCGCCGTACGGGTGACCCGGGCCGCCCTGCCGGTGATGCTGGCCGCCGGCCACGGCTCCGTGGTGACGGTCGCGTCGGTCAACGCCACCCTGCCCGACCCGTTGGTGATCGACTACAGCGCGGGCAAGGCGGCGCTGGTCGCCTTCTCCAAGGCGCTGTCGAAGGAGGTCGGCCCGAAGGGCATCCGGGTCAACACCGTCAGCCCGGGTCCGGTGGAGACCGAGCTGTGGCTCGGCGGCGGGGGGGTGGCCGAGACCGTCTCGGCCGCCGCCGGGATCACGCCGGACGACGTGATCGCCCAGGTGTCCGGTGCCACCGTCACCGGCCGCTTCTCCCGGTCGTCCGAGGTCGCCGAAGTGGTGCTTTTCCTCGCCGGTGACCGCGCCCCCAACGTCACGGGCAGCGACTTCGTGATCGACGGCGGCTTCATCCCCACGCGCTGACCCTGCGCCCCTGTCTCCACCCCGCACGGCCCACGGCGCCCTGACCGGGCGGTCAGGGCGCGCGGCCGTGACGGTGGAGGCGACCGCTTCCGACGGCAGGCACACAGCTCCGGCCACCGCGACGCGCGGCCCCGGCCATCAGGCGGCGGCCCCGGCCATCAGGCGGCGGCCCCGGCCACCAGGCGCCGGCCCCGGCCACCACGGCGACGTACCCGCCGCCCCCGTCGGACTCAGCGCTCCAGCAGCATCCGCTGCAGTTCCCTGGCGGCCCGCGGCGGCGCCACGTCGCTGCGGTGCGCGAGCGCGATCGTCCGGTGCAGTCCGGGCGGGGCCAGCGGGGTGACCCGCAGGCCCCGCCCGGACCGCGTCGCGACCATGCGCGGGACGACGGCCAGGCCGAGACCCGAGCGGACGAAACCCAGTACGGCGTCCATCTCGCCGCCCTCCACCGCGAAGTCCGGCTCGAAGCCCTCGGCGCGGCAGGCGGCCACCGTCAGTTCCCGCAGGTCGTAGCCGTGCCGGAACATGACCATGCGGGCGCCCTCCAGGTCGGGGATCCGGACCGTACGGCCCCCGCCGGGCGCGGGCGACTCCGGCGAGGACACCACCACCAGATCCTCGCGCAGCAGTTCCACCGTGGTCAGCGCGGGGGACGGAGTCGGCAGCGGGAGCACGACCAGGGCGAGGTCGAGGGCGCCGCGGGCCAGCTCCCGGACGAGGTCGTGGGAGCCACCCTCCTCGATCAGCAGCCGGATGCCGGGATAGCGGTCGTGGAAGGCGCGCAGCACGTCGGGCAGCAGCCCGGTGCACACGCTCGGGGTGGCGCCGAGACGGACCCGGCCGCTGCGCAGCTGGGCCAGCTCCTGCACCTCGTGCCGGGCCGTGTCCGCGTCGGCGAGGATGCGGCGGGCCAGCGGCAGCAGCGCCTCGCCCGCGTCGGTCAGCGTGATGTTGCCGCGCGCCCGCAGGAAGAGATCCGCCCCCAACTCCCGCTCCAGCGACCTGATCTGCTGGGAGAGGGACGGCTGGGCCACATGGACCAGCTCGGCGGCCCGGGTGAAGTGCCGGGTCTCGGCGACCGCCACGAAGTACTGGAGCTGCTGGAACTGCACCCCACCACGATAGGCCACCCCTATCGAAACGAGCGACACCATGTCTTGGACCGATCGGCACTCCGCCGCCTAGCGTGCTCAGTCATGGCACTGGCAACGCGGACGGACCGACGACCGTCCTTGACCCGCACCGTGTGGGACAGCTCTCTCGGGAAGAAGTCCGTGATGGCGGTGAGCGGCCTGATCATGCTGCTCTACCTGGTCGTCCACATGCTCGGCAACCTGAAGATCTTCTTCGGGTCGGGCGACTTCAACCACTACGCGCACTGGCTGCGCACCATCGGCGAGCCCTTCCTGCACTACGAGTGGGCCCTGTGGATCATCCGCGTGGTCCTGGTCGTCGCCGTCGTCGCGCACGCCACCGCCGCCTACCAGCTGAGCCGCCGCGACATCAGGGCACGCCCCAGCCGGTACGTCCACAGCAAGCCCCGGTCGAGCTATGCCACGCGCACCATGCGCTGGGGCGGGATCATCCTCGGCCTCTTCATCGTCTGGCACCTCCTCGACCTGACGACCGGCACCGTGCACTCCGGCGGCTTCCAGCCCGGACACCCCTACCAGAACGTCGTCGACACCTTCTCGACCTGGTACGGCGACGTGATCTACATCGTCGCCATGCTCGCGCTCGGCCTGCACATCCGGCACGGCTTCTGGAGCGCGGCACAGACCCTGGGCGCCGGCAGCCGCACCCGCGACCGCGCCCTCAAGACCATCGCCAACGTCCTCGCGATGGTGCTGACCGCGGGCTTCATCGCCGTACCCGTGGCCGTGATGACCGGAGTGGTGAGCTGAACATGACCCCATCGTCCGCATACGCCGACTACACGACCGGTGAGCCGGTCGCCGACGGCAAAGCCCCGCAAGGTCCGGTCAACGAGCGCTGGGACACCCGCCGCTTCGAGGCCAGGCTGGTCAACCCCGCCAACCGCCGCAAGCACCGGGTGATCGTCGTCGGCACCGGCCTCGCGGGCGGCGCCGCCGGCGCCACGCTCGCCGAACAGGGCTACCACGTCGTCCAGTTCTGCTACCAGGACTCACCCCGCCGGGCCCACTCGATCGCCGCCCAGGGCGGCATCAACGCGGCCAAGAACTACCGCAACGACGGCGACTCCGTCCACCGGCTGTTCTACGACACCGTCAAGGGCGGGGACTTCAGGGCCCGGGAGTCCAACGTCCACCGGCTCGCGCAGATCTCCGTCGAGATCATCGACCAGTGCGTCGCCCAGGGCGTGCCCTTCGCCCGTGAGTACGGCGGCCTCCTCGACACCCGCTCCTTCGGCGGCGTCCAGGTCTCCCGCACCTTCTACGCCCGCGGCCAGACCGGCCAGCAACTGCTGCTCGGCGCGTACCAGGCACTGTCCCGCCAGATCGCCGCGGGCACCGTCGAGATGCACCCGCGCACCGAGATGCTCGACCTGATCATGGTCGACGGCAGGGCACGCGGCATCGTGGCCCGCGACCTGGTCACGGGCCGCGTCGACACGTACTACGCGGACGCGGTGGTCCTGGCCAGCGGCGGATACGGCAACGTCTTCTACCTCTCGACGAACGCCATGAACTCCAACGCCACCGCGATCTGGCGGGCCCACCGGCGCGGCGCCTACTTCGCCAACCCCTGCTTCACCCAGATCCACCCCACCTGCATCCCGCGCACCGGCGACCACCAGTCCAAGCTGACACTGATGAGCGAGTCGCTCCGCAACGACGGCCGCATCTGGGTCCCGAAGGCCGCCGGAGACACCCGCCCGCCGAACGGGATCCCCGAGGACGAGCGCGACTACTACCTGGAGCGCATCTATCCCTCCTTCGGCAACCTGGTGCCCCGCGACATCGCCTCCCGCGCCGCGAAGAACGTCTGCGACGAGGGCAGGGGAGTGGGCCCCGGCGGCCAGGGCGTCTACCTGGACTTCGCCGACGCCATCCGGCGCATGGGCAAGGCGAAGGTCGAGGAGAAGTACGGCAACCTCTTCGACATGTACGCCCGGATCACCGCCGAGGACCCCTACACCGTCCCGATGCGGATCTACCCGGCCGTGCACTACACGATGGGCGGACTCTGGGTCGACTACGACCTCCAGACCACCGTCCCCGGCCTGTTCGCGATCGGTGAGGCCAACTTCTCCGACCACGGAGCCAATCGCCTCGGCGCCTCGGCGCTGATGCAGGGCCTCGCCGACGGCTACTTCGTCCTGCCGTCCACGATCAACGACTACCTCGCCCGCAACCCGCACCACGAGGAGGTCACCGACGAACACCCCGCCGTGCAGGAGGTGCTGGCGGAGACCGAGGACCGGCTCCGGCTGCTCCTCGCCGTCGACGGCGACCGCACCCCCGACTCCTTCCACCGCGAACTCGGCGAACTCATGTGGGAGTTCTGCGGCATGGCCCGCACCGAGACGGGACTGCGCAAGGCCCTGGAACGCATCCCGCAGATCCGCGAGGAGTTCTGGCGCCGCATCAAGGTTCCCGGCACGGGCGAGGAGTTCAACCAGTCGCTGGAGAAGGCCAATCGCATCGTCGACTACCTGGAGCTCGCCGAGCTCATGTGCCTCGACGCACTGCACCGGGCGGAGTCCTGCGGCGGCCACTTCCGTGAGGAGTCCCAGACCCCGGACGGCGAGGCGGAGCGGCGGGACGAGGAGTTCTCGTACGCGGCCGCCTGGGAGTTCACCGACACCGGTGCCGCACCCGTCCTGCACAAGGAAGACCTCGTCTTCGAGTACGTCCACCCCACCCAGCGGAGCTACGCATGAAGCTCACCCTGCGCGTCTGGCGCCAGCAGAACGCCGACGCCGACGGAGCGATGTCCACGTACGAGGTGGACGACATCTCGGCCGACATGTCCTTCCTGGAGATGCTCGACACCCTCAACGAGGAGCTCATCCTCAAGGGCGAGGACCCCGTCGCCTTCGACCACGACTGCCGCGAGGGCATCTGCGGC
It encodes:
- a CDS encoding fumarate reductase/succinate dehydrogenase flavoprotein subunit; the encoded protein is MTPSSAYADYTTGEPVADGKAPQGPVNERWDTRRFEARLVNPANRRKHRVIVVGTGLAGGAAGATLAEQGYHVVQFCYQDSPRRAHSIAAQGGINAAKNYRNDGDSVHRLFYDTVKGGDFRARESNVHRLAQISVEIIDQCVAQGVPFAREYGGLLDTRSFGGVQVSRTFYARGQTGQQLLLGAYQALSRQIAAGTVEMHPRTEMLDLIMVDGRARGIVARDLVTGRVDTYYADAVVLASGGYGNVFYLSTNAMNSNATAIWRAHRRGAYFANPCFTQIHPTCIPRTGDHQSKLTLMSESLRNDGRIWVPKAAGDTRPPNGIPEDERDYYLERIYPSFGNLVPRDIASRAAKNVCDEGRGVGPGGQGVYLDFADAIRRMGKAKVEEKYGNLFDMYARITAEDPYTVPMRIYPAVHYTMGGLWVDYDLQTTVPGLFAIGEANFSDHGANRLGASALMQGLADGYFVLPSTINDYLARNPHHEEVTDEHPAVQEVLAETEDRLRLLLAVDGDRTPDSFHRELGELMWEFCGMARTETGLRKALERIPQIREEFWRRIKVPGTGEEFNQSLEKANRIVDYLELAELMCLDALHRAESCGGHFREESQTPDGEAERRDEEFSYAAAWEFTDTGAAPVLHKEDLVFEYVHPTQRSYA